The following DNA comes from Helicoverpa armigera isolate CAAS_96S chromosome 27, ASM3070526v1, whole genome shotgun sequence.
gtgcgttgcgtatttcactagacgcacacgcgcgcaagtgctgccggctatcgtctaatttacctaaacctgagcgattcgattttgtaatagcgctcttaacaCAGCTCAACTCTATCATTAATCATCTCTTGTAACCTCTAGACATGAACGAACATGTTAAGTTTTATCTTCTTTATTTTTAGGACACTTCTATAGCGAGTGAGTGTACCTCCAAAGGTCTTAAGGCCGAACCCTCAGTGTCCCATTCAACCGGTATAACAGCCATCAGAGAAGTGAAGGAAACATTTGGATGTCATTTATGTTCTTTTGATGCTGACAGGTAAGAAAGATTACTGTTAGGTACATCCGTTTTTGCAGCTTTAGTCCTAGAACGGATAAAACAGGAGGCATAACTAAAAATTGTTATTCATACTATGCtgcaaaatatttacagaagacagcccccaaaacgccctttgccatttcctttatatttttgctatgtatgtatgtaagtcatgatacatataaaattgagaaaaaatacattttgtatgtcCATGGCATAATACTTTGGTACCTATATCTTGtcttttttcaatttagtttttagtaCTGCAAAATGGGGTTCTAactcacacattttttttcagaataacaGTTTTAGACAGGCATCTTTTAAACGACCACAAGATAGGTCTCGAGAACTTACTCAAACTAGTCATGGCAAAAACCAAAGATGGTCTTTCAGAAGACAATCCAAATACTTCGATCTATGGCATCAGACAACCTTATTATAAGCCCCCAGACGAAATAATCGAAGAAGGGGAGTTTGTTATAGAAACTGTTACGCCAAAGATTAAGATTTTGAAACATGCTTCAACGAACACTGACATCCAATGGACGGATATACCCGATTTGAAAGACAATTGCCGTATGATAACGAAGGAGTTAGAGAAATTAATAAAGTATCCTATAGAAAAATGTGACAAGGATGAGTTTTTAGTCAAAATGCAGACTCTTAACGAATGTATGTGTAAGTTCGTGGATTCTTCTAATACTTTGAAGAAAGTTTTGACAAAGGAGTTCGATTCAAAGCACTCGGTTCGCGAGCATTTGAACTTGGAGCAACCGTTTTTTGATCTCTGTTTGGGAGAGtaagtttttttcattttcttttgtgtataaaatatctTGATCTATCTGATAAATAACGGTAGGTAGCACATATAATCTACTAACTACTAGAAGGAGACGGTAGGTACTCCTATGAGTTACTATTTATCCCCGCGTCCTGGAGGTACTTCTTTCCGAATCTAGtcaaaatgtagcctatgttactcgacaATAGTGAGCCTTCTTCAGCATACAAAGAAAcattaacattatattattgtagataggtctcatcctccgagcctttttcccaacaatgttggggttggcttccagtctaaccggattcagctgagtaccagtgctttacaagaagcgactgcctatctgacctcctcaacccagttaccagggcaacctgatacctcttggttaaactggtgtcagacttactggcttctgactacccaaggatgttcaatgacagctgggacctacagtttaacgtagaTAGGTCTAATTAGGCTAATACATGGGTctgattgtaaatatttttatcaagcaGTAGAAATACGTCTCGAGTGTGGGAGCGAGCTCACAGCGAACAGATGGAGAGAGGCAGAAGCAAGTATGGCGATAATAATAGGTGTGTATACCAGATTCAGAGCTTGTATCATCATCCCTTCTCATGCCTATTGTCTCGATTTTATATGTGGACAGTTCTATACTCCTTGATTTGACATCATCTCACAAGACACATTCTTTTTAGCCACATcttctttcacacaatccaccCATGGATTCTTTAGTCGTTCCCTTTCTCAAGTTTCGTCAATGAGTTTGTCGGTAACTGCTACGCTATTATTATGACATTAGATTTCTATAATGTATCCCTTAATGTGCCATTAGAAAAGCTCTACATAAAATGTCAAGATCACTAATCGCAATCgaaagatagatagattatacaAATCGGCCACTAAAGTTGAATTTCTTGAACTGTTTCAGAAGCGACAAGAAGTTTACATCGGAGAGTTTTTACTTctaatttacttataataatttgtgaacaattttaagttactttaataataaacgattcattaattgtatttactcttttattgcaaagaaaagcaaaaacacgaagtataaaaacatactatatttattaaaaaataaactgtaaaaagATAgagtatataaaaaatctacCGACTGTAATGTCCATAGTTTCGTGGAGAAATTTACGTACTGTCGTCTACGTAGTTATGTTGAAAAAAGTGGCCCTCGTGCATATCTCTGCAATGTTCACAAATTAGTACTCCATTCTGCTTCTGCCTTTTACGTACACTTTCATAATGGCAACACAGCATATAAACGCACTTTTCACATTTCTCATTCTCATCATGGCAACACTCATTTTTAGGGAAAGCATCTCCACTAGACATGCAGGTATGGCAACATTTGCAACTGTGCACGTTACATTCAACGCCAAAATTCTTTTTCTTAACCACATCGTGGTAATTACTATTGACGACTGGTAACACTCTTGGACCATTTCTGACCATTGGTCTGTTGGAATTTTCTGACATTTTACCAGGCCTTTTCACTGTTGCAAACAATCTATTTACTTCTTCAATCGCATCTTTAGATTTGGTCTTTTCTTTCAAAGAGTATTTCAATTCTTCTAATTTCATTTGAGGTATCGAACTTGACTTATGCTTGATCAAATCGATGGAGTTCTGCTTTCGAACGAAGTCTGGTTGGCAACAATTCACTATTACACAATGTCCATTTTCGTAGGCATACTTTTTGTTTTCATCGATAGAGTATTGGAAAGTACTGACGGTTAACCGCGGCCTATCTCGTTCTTTTACACTTCTTTCATCGGTTTTGTCATCCGTAGACACAGCTGCGTCCTTAAAACGACCAGGCTTCACCTTTTCTTTGGTACCATCAACTTTCTTATTTTGAAATACTGTTAGAACTTCGTTCAAAAGGGTCAGACCTTGAGAGACATTTGTATCAGAAGTCTGAACAGTTTTAACATTTGGATCTTTTAAAATACCTGCTTTTTCAGTAGCAGTAGGTTTATCTTTTTTACCAGCGGAACAATCTCTAGTTGTACATTCTCGGTTCTTTTGACAAATGGGACAGTTTTTAGGTGCTTTCTTACAGCATTCGCCATTTTTTTCTCCGCCTTTGTTTAGGCATATGGAGCAAACGTACTTGTTGTGgcctttaaaacaatttttaacttTCTCATCCATTTCTTCGTAACGTGGTCTGTAAGTAGTAATATGTATGCAAATGATTTTCCGGCTGGCTTCTGATCTCATATGAAGCTCTGAAATTTAAATATTGGCTTGTAACTTTTCATTAAGAGGAGtctatacaaaatgttttgtatcTGTTACTTCAGCTAAAGTAATACCATCGAGCTGATTAAGCGGTGTACTTTTCTGTTAAAAGTTATACCTAATGTAATACAATTTTCTGAAAATAGGGACTCTAATTTCATGATGATATACAAATAAAggtcaggttaggttaggtttggaATAATTAATTCTGATAAGACCATCAGACCAGGGATAGTTGGCGCTCACTGAAGGCCTAAGTTCAGTGGTGAACGGCAATAGGCTGATATGAAGATGATGACAACACTAGAGATAACTTAAACTAATAAATCTTACTCTGACAATCAGAATGAAAGTATcccttttcatattttcatcagGGGTTCAATATAAATCCATAAAGAAAgttcaaaagaaaatgttttacaaaacgcatgaaataaaattgtatttgggTTAACGTCAAAAATGCATTTGAATTTGACAGAAGAATATTTTCATGTTGTCTATAACCTATTAAAAAGGTTCTATGGCAAAATAATCTGCTTTGACTAGGTTTTGACCCCATTAATCCAGTTCAATGTGGTCTCTCTGGAGTCACATAGTTGGTGGCATTTCAGACCTGACCATTTCGTTAAGCCATCGCCCTTGGCTGTGGCAACCCCAACTTTGAGGGAAACTATTCTTAGAATCTCATAAGTCATCGAATTAATTATCATTGAAGAATAGTTGGACACCGGGGTTCGGTTTGCTGTTTATCTACTATCAAAAGATTAGAGAAgtgtttaatttaatcaaataatttaggGGAGTCAAAGCTTCTTGCAAAGTTGTAATCTATCATCTATGGATTGGTTCTTCTTTTTCAAACTATCTGATGCTTCAAAAACAGTCAAGTTGAAAACAATAAGGCTTCTGTCAGTAAAATAACTGACAGATTCGAAAAAATCTtagcaaaaaaactaaattcacagttttatttcaaaccaatttaaaaggtgcaataaataaaaagtgttaaaaaaattacttgtGTTCAAAAGGATATAGTTCAAAATGTGCGTATGTTTACTTGATTTTGATACATTAACGTAAGCTTTCGAATGAATCATTTGTCAGATTAGCCAACTTCTATAATCCCAAAAACACTTCTTTCAGATAAAATCCCAAGCTACAAAATAAGCCAAAAAAGaatcaaaagtaaaaaatgcAAGACGACAAAACAAATGATGATAAATAAGAAGAAATGAAAGAGAGTAAAGCTATTTATGTGACTAAACGTGATATAAAACTTGAATTAAATAGAGAATATAGATTTTGCGCCAACAACAACGCAAAAGACAGGGATTTTTCGCCCGTGTCTACAAGATGTGAACAGAAAACTCATGAAGTGGGTTGCCAATATAATTCTAAGCGGGATAACGTGATATGCACATGTAAAAACCTTGGTATACTTAAAAAGAGACAAGAAGTCCGATACTTTGGATTGCCAAATCAAACGTACGCTTACCAAGGTTCTAAGAGTTATACTGAGATAGGGGTGGGCAGCGTGAAGGCGCTACAAAGAAAGAAAGTTAAGAAAATCTATTTGCCTGAAACTGACGACATTGGTGTTGGCAGTTCTGACCTTTGTTCGTTTTTGTTACGTAAGTGTTCTCATAAAGTTCTATTGCCTAATGTTGTGGATAAACGTGCCTTTGCATATTAACAGATAACTCATGAAAACAGAGATAAAGTGGTACCAAGGACCTAAAACGCTTATGAATCCTATCATGTTAAAATTAcgcttttacattttaaatgctCGA
Coding sequences within:
- the LOC110369602 gene encoding uncharacterized protein LOC110369602 isoform X2; this encodes MTHCCSQCTFTAQFESALMMHRQLHHETKDSSDINKAATLVMEKCNTVPRGSTLGSTYSNKNKGTKLIGRTSSATRLLDKLRARICRSRTLFSHPEENFDTNLNEGSGIVSMNMDTSIASECTSKGLKAEPSVSHSTGITAIREVKETFGCHLCSFDADRITVLDRHLLNDHKIGLENLLKLVMAKTKDGLSEDNPNTSIYGIRQPYYKPPDEIIEEGEFVIETVTPKIKILKHASTNTDIQWTDIPDLKDNCRMITKELEKLIKYPIEKCDKDEFLVKMQTLNECMCKFVDSSNTLKKVLTKEFDSKHSVREHLNLEQPFFDLCLGDRNTSRVWERAHSEQMERGRSKYGDNNRSDKKFTSESFYF
- the LOC110369602 gene encoding uncharacterized protein LOC110369602 isoform X1, translating into MTHCCSQCTFTAQFESALMMHRQLHHETKDSSDINKAATLVMEKCNTVPRGSTLGSTYSNKNKGTKLIGRTSSATRLLDKLRARICRSRTLFSHPEENFDTNLNEGSGIVSMNMDTSIASECTSKGLKAEPSVSHSTGITAIREVKETFGCHLCSFDADRITVLDRHLLNDHKIGLENLLKLVMAKTKDGLSEDNPNTSIYGIRQPYYKPPDEIIEEGEFVIETVTPKIKILKHASTNTDIQWTDIPDLKDNCRMITKELEKLIKYPIEKCDKDEFLVKMQTLNECMCKFVDSSNTLKKVLTKEFDSKHSVREHLNLEQPFFDLCLGDSRNTSRVWERAHSEQMERGRSKYGDNNRSDKKFTSESFYF
- the LOC110369602 gene encoding uncharacterized protein LOC110369602 isoform X3; protein product: MTHCCSQCTFTAQFESALMMHRQLHHETKDSSDINKAATLVMEKCNTVPRGSTLGSTYSNKNKGTKLIGRTSSATRLLDKLRARICRSRTLFSHPEENFDTNLNEGSGIDTSIASECTSKGLKAEPSVSHSTGITAIREVKETFGCHLCSFDADRITVLDRHLLNDHKIGLENLLKLVMAKTKDGLSEDNPNTSIYGIRQPYYKPPDEIIEEGEFVIETVTPKIKILKHASTNTDIQWTDIPDLKDNCRMITKELEKLIKYPIEKCDKDEFLVKMQTLNECMCKFVDSSNTLKKVLTKEFDSKHSVREHLNLEQPFFDLCLGDSRNTSRVWERAHSEQMERGRSKYGDNNRSDKKFTSESFYF
- the LOC110384653 gene encoding uncharacterized protein LOC110384653 gives rise to the protein MRSEASRKIICIHITTYRPRYEEMDEKVKNCFKGHNKYVCSICLNKGGEKNGECCKKAPKNCPICQKNRECTTRDCSAGKKDKPTATEKAGILKDPNVKTVQTSDTNVSQGLTLLNEVLTVFQNKKVDGTKEKVKPGRFKDAAVSTDDKTDERSVKERDRPRLTVSTFQYSIDENKKYAYENGHCVIVNCCQPDFVRKQNSIDLIKHKSSSIPQMKLEELKYSLKEKTKSKDAIEEVNRLFATVKRPGKMSENSNRPMVRNGPRVLPVVNSNYHDVVKKKNFGVECNVHSCKCCHTCMSSGDAFPKNECCHDENEKCEKCVYMLCCHYESVRKRQKQNGVLICEHCRDMHEGHFFQHNYVDDST